AAAGGCGTGTCCATGCTGTGCTTTCGCGCGAGTATTTCAAAGCTCCGTGCGATGCGCTCTCGCGTTTCCTGCGGTTCGATCACTTCGCTGACATAGCCGCGCTTCGCCGCGATTTTCGGCGTCATTATTTCCGTTTTATATTCTTCGGATTTTGCCGCGACTTCGGCCGCCTTCGACGGATCTTTGAGTTCTTTTGCGTATAAAATGCCGATCGCGCCTTCCGCACCCATGACTGCGATTTCCGCTTTCGGCCACGCGTACACGTAATCTGCGCCGAGGTGTTTCGAACACATTGCGATGTATGCGCCGCCGTACGCTTTGCGCGCAATGACGGTCACTTTCGGAACGCTCGCTTCGCTGTACGCATAGATCACTTTTGCGCCGTGCCGGATGATGCCTTTTTGTTCTTCCTGCGGGCCGGGGATAAAGCCGGGAACGTCGACGAAGGTTAAAAGCGGTATGCCGAACGCGTCGCAATAGCGGACGAAGCGCGCGATTTTGTCGCTCGCATCGCAGTCGAGCACGCCGCCGACACCCATCGGATTGTTTGCGACGATGCCGACGGATTTGCCTTCGATTTTCGCAAAGCCCGTGACGCAGTTTACCGCAAATTCGGCCGACGTTTCAAAAAACGAATCGTCGTCGATACAGCAGTTGATGATTTCGCGGATATCGTAACCGGCGCGCGGGTTTTCGGGGATGACTTCTTCGATACGCTTCGCTTTTTTCTTCGCGTCGAATTTGTATTTTTCGTTTTGAGTGAGATCGTCGCCGAAATAATGGGGGATGTAGTCGAGCAACGCGCGCACTTTTCGATAGCAGTCGTTTTCGCTTTCACAGCGGAAATGCGCTACGCCCGATTTTTTCGAATGGATAGCCGCTCCTCCCAAATCTTCCGACGAAATATCCATAAACATAACCGATTTGACGACTTTCGGGCCGGTGATAAAGAGTTCGCTTATCTTGTCGATTGCAAAGATAAAATCGGTGATGCCCGGCGAATACACGGCGCCTCCCGCGCAGGGGCCTGCGACGATCGAAATCTGCGGCACCGAACCGGATGCGCGGACGTTTTGATAAAAGAGGTCTCCGTAGCCGCACAGCGCGTCGACACCTTCCTGAATGCGCGCTCCGCCGGAATCGTTTATACCGATAACGGGGCACCGCGCTTCGACCGCCTTGTCGATGAGTTCGGCGATTTTTTTGCCGTGCATAAGGCCGAGCGAGCCGCCCTGCACCGTAAAATCCTGAGCGTATACCGCGACCGTCCTTCCGTTTATCTTTCCGAATCCGGTGATGACGCCGTCGTAGGGCAGGTCTTTTTTTTCCATACCGAAGCTCGTGCAGTTATGGCGCACACCCGAATAGATTTCCATAAACGAATTTTCATCGCACAGAGCGCGAATCCGTTCTATTGCGTGGAGTTTTCCTTTTTCGTGTTGTTTTTCGACATTGTATTCCATAAGACAATTCCTCGTTTCAAAATAATGTAAACGTACGCTCTATGATAACCCATCGTTTCCGCGCTGTCAATATGACAAAAATCAATTTTATGTCGAAGTCGTACCGGGACAATAATTGCAAAAACTTTTCCCTTTTGTTCCGCTTTTTGCACCGTCAGCGCCTATAACATAGATGAGCAATTATTTGCTCGCGATTATGTTCAAAGGAGGCGCACATGGATTCTCTTCCCCGTCACAAAAGCGTAGAGGAACTTACCTTTACCGATGATTTTATGTTCGGTACTATCAAAGCCTCATGGACGTAGATTGTTTACTGCGCGGGCAGAGTTATGCCGAACTCAAGGACAGTTACGTACTCTTTATCTGCACACAAGACCCTTTCAACAAAGGGTTTCCCGTATACACCTTTGAAAATACGTGCAGAGAAGAGAGCGGCCTTTTTCTTGCTGACAAATCCTATAAAGTGTTTTATAATGCAAGTGCATACGGCAAAGAAAAAGACGATGAATTACATGCACTGTTGCGCTATCTTTGCAAAAAACAGGCAACAAGTAATTTTACACAGACCATTGATGGACTTGTTGAGAGCACCAAAAACAACGAAAAGTTCAGGAGTGTGTATATGTCATTGAATATTCATAGAGATGATTTACTCAGACAAGGTTCCCTTATAGGCGAGAAAATCGGCTTTGAAAGAGGCGTTGTTGCCGGAATGAGCAAAGGCAGAAGACAAGGCATTGCACAAGGAATCAAACAAGGCTTCTCCGACGGTTCACACCGAAAAGCCTTAGAGGATGCAGGCAACTTAAAACGGCTCGGTGTTTCCATCGATATTATCACGCAAGCCACCGGTCTTTCCAAGCAGGAAGTGGAAAATATATAATCAATTAATTCGGTGTAAAACTTGTTTTTTGCTCGAATTATGTTATAATATTCAGTATGGAACAATACCGCAGCGCACACAGTATTCCGCTCCGTAACATTGCACCCCTTGCGCAACACAATGTAAAACAAATTGCACAAAGTCCCGTTCGGGTACTTGACAAAGCGCGCGGGCGCCGTATAATCGTTCGTTCGTTCGTTCGTTCGTTCGCGTAGCGTAAACTATACCCAAAACACAAAATCCGTAAAACAATTAAACAATCGCGGCCGCACGAACCCGCTGCGAAAAAAGGCTTCCGCGCTTCGCTTGTGCAGAATTTTTTTCGCAGCGGAACCCTGCAGCCGCTCTGCTTTCTTGTTTTTGCGCAGTTTGGTGTCCGCTTTACGCGAACGAACATACAACGGCAAACTTTCACAGATTCAAACTTCTCACACCACATGCACAGGACAAAACGCTGTCTTCGCGCGTTTTTTTATATCGGCAATTCAATTAAAAGAAACAGTAAGAGGAGTTTTTTATGAGCGGATTTAACTCAAGCAACAAGAAAACGAGAGTTGCGGCGCTCGTCACAGCCGCACTGATTGTACTGACGCTCGGCGCAGCACTGGTCTTTACCGCCTGCCCGAATAACGCGGGCGGAGGCACGCCGCCGGTAACAAAGTAC
This Treponema socranskii subsp. buccale DNA region includes the following protein-coding sequences:
- a CDS encoding acyl-CoA carboxylase subunit beta, producing MEYNVEKQHEKGKLHAIERIRALCDENSFMEIYSGVRHNCTSFGMEKKDLPYDGVITGFGKINGRTVAVYAQDFTVQGGSLGLMHGKKIAELIDKAVEARCPVIGINDSGGARIQEGVDALCGYGDLFYQNVRASGSVPQISIVAGPCAGGAVYSPGITDFIFAIDKISELFITGPKVVKSVMFMDISSEDLGGAAIHSKKSGVAHFRCESENDCYRKVRALLDYIPHYFGDDLTQNEKYKFDAKKKAKRIEEVIPENPRAGYDIREIINCCIDDDSFFETSAEFAVNCVTGFAKIEGKSVGIVANNPMGVGGVLDCDASDKIARFVRYCDAFGIPLLTFVDVPGFIPGPQEEQKGIIRHGAKVIYAYSEASVPKVTVIARKAYGGAYIAMCSKHLGADYVYAWPKAEIAVMGAEGAIGILYAKELKDPSKAAEVAAKSEEYKTEIMTPKIAAKRGYVSEVIEPQETRERIARSFEILARKHSMDTPLKKHGNIPL